Proteins encoded in a region of the Spirochaetota bacterium genome:
- a CDS encoding PilZ domain-containing protein: protein MELRKYPRKEVMQNALCLLSDRTIACNVQNLSCAGAYIRVEESPPNSIPKIDIGVDVEVIFHPEEPGVKGKILRLINEADAIYFAIYFLRQYNFE from the coding sequence ATGGAACTAAGAAAGTATCCCCGCAAAGAAGTAATGCAGAATGCCCTCTGTCTTTTGAGCGACAGGACCATAGCCTGCAACGTGCAGAACCTGTCGTGCGCCGGAGCCTACATCAGGGTTGAAGAGAGCCCGCCGAACTCCATCCCGAAAATCGATATCGGCGTTGACGTTGAAGTGATTTTCCATCCGGAAGAGCCTGGCGTTAAGGGAAAAATTCTTCGTCTCATCAATGAAGCGGATGCCATCTATTTCGCGATCTATTTTCTGCGGCAGTACAACTTCGAATAA
- a CDS encoding MBL fold metallo-hydrolase: MNIKFWGSRGSIPVSGPQFIKYGGDTACVEIRTKNDEVIIVDTGTGVRELGNRLIDEKKKRIHIIFTHAHWDHIIGFPFFKPLYVTGTRIVIAGCSDSQIAINNIISNVMEPPFFPVKLAELKSAVHFAGTCQESITIDSIKIFPINLNHPNNAIGYKFIEDGKTFVYLTDNEIGFKESGSKKLAFRHPTGMDYGDYVSFSKGADLLVHDGEFTHEEYHRNRMSWGHSCSRDVIDLAMDAGVKRLGLFHINQDRSDAEVDAMVDECVAALKSRHSAMACSAIAQGDEITL, encoded by the coding sequence ATGAACATAAAGTTCTGGGGTTCCCGCGGCTCGATTCCCGTATCAGGCCCTCAGTTCATAAAATATGGAGGGGACACCGCCTGCGTGGAAATACGGACGAAAAACGACGAGGTGATCATCGTTGATACCGGCACCGGCGTCAGGGAATTGGGTAACAGGCTCATCGACGAAAAGAAAAAGAGAATCCATATCATATTTACCCATGCCCACTGGGACCATATCATCGGCTTTCCCTTTTTTAAGCCATTGTATGTGACCGGCACCCGGATCGTCATCGCCGGCTGCTCTGATTCTCAGATCGCCATCAACAATATCATTTCGAACGTGATGGAACCGCCCTTTTTTCCGGTAAAACTCGCTGAATTGAAAAGCGCCGTACATTTCGCCGGGACCTGCCAGGAATCCATAACGATAGATTCCATTAAAATATTCCCCATCAATCTCAACCATCCCAACAATGCCATCGGCTATAAATTCATCGAAGACGGCAAAACCTTTGTTTATCTGACCGACAATGAAATCGGTTTTAAAGAATCCGGGAGCAAAAAGCTGGCATTCCGTCATCCCACCGGCATGGATTATGGGGATTATGTTTCGTTTTCTAAGGGCGCCGACCTCCTCGTTCATGATGGGGAATTCACCCATGAGGAGTATCACAGGAACCGCATGTCCTGGGGACACAGCTGCTCGCGGGACGTGATAGACCTGGCAATGGACGCGGGGGTCAAGCGGCTGGGGCTTTTTCACATCAACCAGGACCGTTCCGATGCGGAAGTCGATGCGATGGTGGATGAATGCGTCGCGGCGTTAAAGTCGCGTCATAGCGCGATGGCGTGCAGCGCCATCGCCCAGGGTGACGAGATAACACTTTAA
- a CDS encoding winged helix-turn-helix transcriptional regulator, giving the protein MSKKVYADIGVLQLIFQTLSDANRLTIIKYINDSECSVSQIVEETGLSQPLVSHHLKTLRERQILETARNGPFIYYRLKDKKLLKIFDSILEVVGPIDESKLGKPFRCGPMSCR; this is encoded by the coding sequence ATGAGTAAGAAAGTATATGCCGACATCGGCGTATTGCAGCTGATTTTCCAGACCCTGTCCGATGCCAACAGGCTGACAATAATCAAATATATCAATGACAGCGAATGTTCGGTCAGCCAGATCGTGGAAGAGACGGGATTGTCCCAACCTCTCGTATCGCATCACTTGAAAACATTGAGGGAACGGCAGATCCTTGAGACCGCCAGGAATGGTCCTTTTATATATTACCGCTTAAAAGATAAAAAATTACTGAAAATCTTCGATTCGATTTTAGAGGTTGTCGGTCCCATCGATGAAAGCAAGCTCGGCAAGCCATTCAGATGCGGACCAATGTCGTGTCGATGA
- a CDS encoding isoprenylcysteine carboxylmethyltransferase family protein — protein sequence MNNFGKKIIIYAAFVLGAGSLIMFYMFLFLGSFTLVNLNMGLLPALALDAFLSILFFLQHSLLIRRNVRNRLSKIVPDPYYGAFYAITSGAALLIMILFWQRTAAIASAEGLIYWLLRLSFILSMAGFYWGVKALGAFDPFGVVKIKLSMRNRELKIVPLAIRGPYRWVRHPLYFFSLIMIWACPDLAFDKLLFNVMWSLWIFIATMLEERDLVREFGNGYREYQKKVPMLIPYKKPL from the coding sequence ATGAATAATTTCGGGAAAAAAATAATAATCTATGCTGCATTTGTCCTGGGGGCCGGATCATTGATTATGTTTTATATGTTCCTGTTCCTGGGTTCATTCACTCTTGTCAATTTGAATATGGGATTGCTCCCGGCGCTGGCCCTTGACGCCTTTCTTTCCATTCTTTTCTTTCTACAGCACAGCTTGTTGATAAGAAGGAATGTCCGTAATAGACTATCAAAAATAGTACCTGATCCCTACTATGGCGCGTTCTATGCGATAACATCCGGAGCAGCCTTGCTCATCATGATTCTGTTCTGGCAGCGTACGGCTGCCATCGCAAGCGCAGAAGGACTGATCTACTGGCTGCTGCGATTATCATTTATCCTGTCCATGGCAGGGTTTTATTGGGGTGTAAAAGCCCTTGGCGCGTTTGATCCATTTGGTGTTGTGAAAATAAAGCTCTCCATGAGGAACAGGGAGCTGAAAATTGTCCCTCTCGCCATAAGGGGGCCCTACCGGTGGGTGCGACACCCATTATATTTTTTCTCGCTTATAATGATATGGGCCTGTCCCGATCTTGCGTTTGACAAACTGCTCTTCAATGTCATGTGGTCCCTGTGGATTTTTATTGCTACAATGCTTGAGGAGCGGGACCTGGTTCGTGAGTTTGGAAATGGATACCGTGAATATCAGAAAAAGGTGCCGATGCTGATCCCCTATAAGAAACCGTTATAA
- a CDS encoding RNA polymerase sigma factor translates to MLSYNEIHDSYYQKILRYLSRIVGQDEAEDISQEVFIKINKSLDTLQDENKLTYWIYRVALNAARDHIRTKKSKVPVVSIEDLAGSMDSGCHSRLKEFADSRAKTPEEKLIKDEMLQCYIDYVEKLPEKYYQIYVLDEFEGFSNQEIADKLSISLDTVKIRLHRARNELNELLRKNCSCYSDKNGNIMCEPCEPKE, encoded by the coding sequence ATGCTCAGCTACAATGAAATACATGACAGCTATTATCAAAAAATATTGAGGTACCTGTCCCGTATCGTGGGGCAGGATGAGGCTGAGGATATTTCCCAGGAAGTATTCATAAAAATCAATAAAAGCCTCGATACGCTTCAGGATGAAAATAAGCTTACCTATTGGATTTATCGCGTTGCCCTCAACGCCGCCCGGGACCATATCAGAACGAAGAAATCGAAAGTACCCGTTGTCTCTATTGAGGACCTTGCAGGTTCGATGGACTCCGGATGCCACTCCAGGCTGAAAGAGTTTGCCGATAGCCGCGCCAAAACTCCTGAGGAAAAGCTGATAAAGGATGAAATGCTGCAGTGCTACATCGATTACGTTGAAAAACTGCCGGAAAAATATTACCAAATATATGTCCTCGATGAATTCGAGGGCTTTTCCAACCAGGAAATCGCCGACAAGCTTTCAATAAGCCTGGATACCGTTAAGATCAGGCTCCACCGGGCCAGAAACGAGCTCAATGAGCTGCTGAGGAAAAACTGCAGTTGTTATTCCGATAAAAACGGCAATATCATGTGCGAGCCGTGCGAACCTAAAGAATAA
- a CDS encoding isoprenylcysteine carboxylmethyltransferase family protein gives MLQYGMLAGFISFSIVLALFVIRIVSRGISIVARPPINPLAFVTAKLCAFSSCFFIPAGIIRPELKWYEAPEWLGLTALLPFFSGIVIAAVAMKKLGDDLIFGLPEGSISSLKTDGIFRFSRNPLYLGFILLILSSCLITPNPFNFAAAIIAILIHHRIILQEENYLLSRLGDRYKDYMKATGRYLLRI, from the coding sequence ATGTTACAGTATGGTATGCTGGCCGGTTTTATTTCATTCTCGATCGTTCTGGCGCTGTTCGTGATACGGATCGTTTCGAGGGGCATCAGCATTGTTGCCAGGCCGCCTATCAATCCGCTGGCATTTGTAACAGCCAAACTATGCGCCTTTTCTTCATGCTTTTTCATCCCGGCCGGTATTATCCGGCCGGAGCTGAAATGGTATGAGGCGCCGGAATGGCTGGGCCTGACCGCATTGCTGCCGTTTTTCTCCGGGATAGTTATCGCGGCTGTGGCAATGAAAAAGCTGGGCGATGATCTTATCTTCGGACTTCCTGAAGGCTCTATAAGCTCCCTTAAAACCGATGGGATCTTCAGGTTCAGCAGAAATCCTCTCTACCTCGGATTCATCCTGCTCATCCTGTCATCGTGCCTGATTACGCCGAATCCCTTCAATTTTGCGGCGGCAATCATTGCGATTCTCATTCATCACAGGATAATCCTGCAGGAGGAGAATTATCTGTTGTCCAGGCTCGGGGATAGGTATAAGGATTATATGAAAGCGACAGGGAGATATTTATTACGCATATAG
- a CDS encoding winged helix-turn-helix transcriptional regulator — protein sequence MDPKVWSLCEARANIIKAVSHPARLFIVEELQKGERCVCELTEMLDFDTSTISKHLSILKNAGILGDRRDGTKSIYFLKVPCILNFFGCIEEVMESNLKQQNEILMTCKKR from the coding sequence ATGGATCCGAAAGTCTGGTCATTGTGCGAAGCCCGAGCCAATATAATCAAAGCAGTCTCTCATCCGGCGAGGCTATTTATAGTAGAGGAGCTGCAAAAGGGAGAGAGGTGCGTGTGTGAATTGACCGAAATGCTGGATTTCGATACATCCACTATATCGAAGCACCTGTCCATATTGAAAAATGCCGGCATCCTCGGCGACAGGAGAGATGGAACCAAAAGCATTTATTTTTTAAAGGTTCCCTGCATACTCAACTTCTTCGGGTGTATTGAGGAAGTGATGGAATCGAATCTTAAACAGCAGAATGAGATTCTCATGACCTGCAAGAAAAGGTAA
- a CDS encoding TM0996/MTH895 family glutaredoxin-like protein, whose protein sequence is MLLEILGSGCAKCKKLEELTKEAVGEMGVDAFVNHVTDIKVIMNYGVMTTPALVVDGVVKVAGKVPSKDEIKKLISTK, encoded by the coding sequence ATGTTGCTGGAAATACTCGGAAGCGGCTGCGCCAAGTGCAAAAAACTCGAGGAGTTGACGAAAGAGGCGGTTGGTGAAATGGGAGTCGATGCTTTTGTAAATCATGTCACAGACATCAAGGTAATAATGAACTATGGCGTCATGACCACGCCAGCCCTGGTAGTTGACGGAGTGGTGAAGGTCGCCGGTAAAGTGCCGTCTAAAGATGAAATTAAAAAATTGATAAGCACTAAATAG
- a CDS encoding permease: MSECCTGNNTSPTIDSQNNERKIKLTALLPLLLIPVGIVLYIFLESGVNYIVYSLLGLDKTSHLTEAIRFFLFEVPKVLLLLTFIVFVVGIIRSFFSPEKTRKALEGKPLFVGNIMGATLGIVTPFCTCSAIPLFLGFMEGGIPLGVTFSFLVAAPMINEVALVLLFGLFGWKTAVLYASTGLIIAILSGWIIGKLKVQRFVEDWVYEIKAGKIEIEERKITFIERIQAGYLAVIDIVSKVWVYIVIGIAVGAGIHGYVPENFMASIMGKSAWWSIPVAVLIGVPMYSNAAGIIPIVQALLEKGASLGTTLAFMMSVIGLSLPEMIILKKVLKLPLIFIFVGIVAVGIMIVGYVFNLIY, from the coding sequence ATGAGCGAGTGCTGTACCGGGAATAATACGAGTCCAACCATTGACTCTCAAAACAATGAGAGAAAAATAAAGCTGACGGCCCTATTGCCGTTATTGCTCATCCCTGTTGGTATCGTTCTGTATATTTTTCTTGAAAGCGGTGTAAATTACATTGTCTATTCCTTGCTTGGATTGGACAAGACCTCGCATCTTACCGAAGCGATACGCTTTTTTCTGTTTGAAGTGCCCAAGGTCCTGCTGCTTCTGACATTCATCGTTTTTGTCGTTGGCATTATCCGTTCCTTTTTTTCACCGGAAAAAACACGCAAAGCCCTGGAAGGGAAGCCCCTCTTTGTTGGAAACATCATGGGAGCCACCCTCGGTATTGTAACGCCATTTTGTACCTGCTCCGCGATCCCGCTTTTTCTCGGATTCATGGAGGGCGGCATCCCCCTGGGTGTCACATTCTCCTTTCTGGTGGCGGCTCCCATGATCAATGAAGTCGCGCTCGTGCTCCTCTTCGGTCTGTTTGGATGGAAGACGGCTGTTTTATACGCCTCCACCGGCCTTATTATCGCGATACTGTCCGGCTGGATCATCGGTAAACTGAAAGTTCAGCGTTTTGTCGAGGATTGGGTTTATGAAATAAAGGCGGGGAAAATCGAGATCGAAGAAAGAAAAATAACATTCATTGAAAGAATACAGGCGGGATATCTTGCCGTAATAGATATCGTCTCAAAGGTGTGGGTATATATCGTGATCGGGATTGCCGTGGGAGCGGGAATACACGGTTACGTTCCGGAGAATTTCATGGCGTCCATCATGGGAAAATCGGCATGGTGGTCTATACCGGTGGCTGTTCTCATCGGCGTGCCCATGTATTCGAACGCAGCCGGCATTATCCCGATAGTCCAGGCCCTTCTCGAAAAGGGCGCGTCCCTCGGGACCACGCTTGCCTTCATGATGTCGGTCATCGGGCTTTCGCTTCCGGAGATGATTATTTTAAAAAAGGTCCTTAAGCTGCCGCTGATCTTCATATTTGTCGGCATCGTTGCGGTGGGCATTATGATCGTTGGATATGTTTTCAATCTGATATATTAA
- a CDS encoding putative zinc-binding protein: MADCCSGGVKLLYSCSGAADVGQIADQVSRKLRDKGFARLTCLAGVGADLSGFVESARGADLNITIDGCGTMCAKKALERVGVSATSYVLTDFGIEKGKTPFTEKIVAELSDRIMGQGAPISEAKASGCSCS; this comes from the coding sequence ATGGCTGATTGTTGTTCTGGCGGCGTAAAACTATTGTATTCATGCTCCGGCGCGGCCGATGTTGGCCAGATTGCGGACCAGGTTTCTCGAAAGCTCCGTGATAAGGGATTCGCGCGCCTTACCTGTCTTGCCGGTGTCGGAGCGGACCTTTCGGGCTTTGTTGAATCCGCCCGCGGCGCTGATCTGAACATTACCATTGACGGCTGCGGGACCATGTGCGCGAAAAAAGCGCTCGAACGAGTCGGTGTTTCTGCTACCTCATATGTTCTGACTGATTTTGGCATTGAGAAGGGTAAAACCCCTTTTACCGAGAAGATTGTGGCTGAATTGAGCGACAGGATCATGGGGCAGGGTGCGCCGATATCTGAAGCAAAGGCTTCGGGTTGCTCGTGCAGTTAG
- a CDS encoding sulfite exporter TauE/SafE family protein: MSEGISSGLIAAIWLGILTSISPCPLATNIAAVSFIGKNAAEAKKVFITGTLYLLGRATAYAALAALIVASLLSIPAVSNFLQSYINKILGPVLIIAGMLLMELVSLPAGRGTDTSRLQRLAEKNLFAASFAMGIIFALAFCPVSAALFFGSLIPVAVQQQSPVLLPAIYGAGTALPVLFFALVLAFGANYLSKVFNAVSRVEVWARRITGVLFILIGVYFCLTYIFKIQMW, translated from the coding sequence ATGAGCGAAGGAATATCATCCGGCTTGATTGCCGCCATCTGGCTGGGCATTCTCACGTCAATAAGCCCCTGTCCCCTTGCGACAAACATCGCCGCTGTCTCTTTTATCGGAAAAAACGCCGCTGAAGCAAAAAAGGTCTTTATCACCGGAACATTGTATCTGCTGGGAAGGGCGACCGCCTATGCCGCGCTTGCGGCGTTAATTGTCGCGAGCCTGCTTTCTATTCCGGCGGTGTCAAACTTTTTGCAGAGTTATATAAACAAGATACTCGGTCCGGTTCTCATCATTGCCGGTATGCTTCTCATGGAGCTTGTAAGCCTTCCGGCCGGCAGAGGGACCGATACATCAAGGCTCCAGCGCCTTGCGGAAAAGAACCTTTTTGCCGCTTCCTTCGCGATGGGAATTATATTCGCTCTCGCCTTTTGTCCGGTATCAGCGGCATTGTTTTTCGGGAGTCTTATCCCTGTCGCTGTCCAACAACAATCGCCGGTCCTTCTCCCCGCTATTTATGGCGCCGGCACGGCCTTGCCGGTTTTATTCTTTGCGCTGGTGCTGGCTTTCGGTGCCAACTATCTATCAAAGGTTTTCAATGCCGTTTCCCGCGTCGAAGTGTGGGCGCGGAGAATT